In Mustela lutreola isolate mMusLut2 chromosome 1, mMusLut2.pri, whole genome shotgun sequence, one genomic interval encodes:
- the EGR3 gene encoding early growth response protein 3 isoform X1 — protein MTGKLAEKLPVTMSSLLNQLPDNLYPEEIPSALNLFSGSSDSVAHYNQMATENVMDIGLTNEKPNPELSYSGSFQPAPGNKTVTYLGKFAFDSPSNWCQDNIISLMSAGILGVPPASGALSTQTSTASMVQPPQGDVEAMYPALPPYSNCSDLYSEPVSFHDPQGNPGLAYSPQDYQSAKPALDSNLFPMIPDYNLYHHPNDMGSIPEHKPFQGMDPIRVNPPPITPLETIKAFKDKQIHPGFGSLPQPPLTLKPIRPRKYPNRPSKTPLHERPHACPAEGCDRRFSRSDELTRHLRIHTGHKPFQCRICMRSFSRSDHLTTHIRTHTGEKPFACEFCGRKFARSDERKRHAKIHLKQKEKKAEKGGAPSASSAPPVSLAPVVTTCA, from the exons ATGACCGGCAAACTCGCCGAGAAGCTGCCGGTGACCATGAGCAGTTTGCTAAACCAACTGCCTGACAATCTGTACCCCGAGGAGATCCCCAGCGCGCTCAACCTCTTCTCTGGCAGCAGCGACTCGGTAGCCCATTATAATCAGATGGCTACAG AGAATGTGATGGACATCGGTCTGACCAACGAGAAGCCCAACCCGGAACTCTCTTACTCGGGCTCCTTCCAGCCAGCCCCCGGCAACAAGACCGTGACCTACTTGGGAAAGTTCGCCTTCGACTCCCCTTCCAACTGGTGTCAGGACAACATCATTAGCCTCATGAGCGCCGGCATCTTGGGGGTGCCCCCTGCCTCAGGGGCACTCAGCACGCAGACCTCCACGGCCAGCATGGTGCAGCCGCCGCAGGGCGACGTGGAGGCCATGTACCCGGCGCTGCCCCCCTATTCTAACTGCAGTGATCTCTACTCGGAGCCTGTGTCTTTCCACGACCCCCAAGGCAACCCCGGGCTCGCCTATTCCCCCCAGGATTACCAATCGGCCAAGCCAGCCTTGGACAGCAATCTCTTCCCCATGATTCCTGACTACAACCTATACCACCACCCCAACGACATGGGCTCCATTCCGGAGCACAAGCCCTTCCAGGGCATGGACCCCATCCGGGTCAACCCGCCCCCTATTACCCCCCTGGAGACCATCAAGGCGTTCAAAGACAAGCAGATCCACCCGGGCTTTGGCAGCCTGCCCCAGCCGCCGCTCACGCTCAAGCCCATCCGGCCCCGCAAGTATCCCAACCGACCCAGCAAGACCCCGCTCCACGAGCGGCCCCACGCGTGCCCGGCGGAGGGCTGCGACCGCCGTTTCAGTCGCTCGGACGAGCTGACCCGGCACCTGCGCATCCACACGGGCCACAAGCCCTTCCAGTGCCGGATCTGCATGCGGAGCTTCAGTCGCAGCGACCACCTTACCACTCATATCCGCACGCATACGGGCGAGAAGCCCTTTGCCTGCGAGTTCTGTGGGCGCAAGTTTGCGCGCAGCGACGAGCGCAAGCGCCACGCCAAGATCCACCTCaagcaaaaggagaagaaagcgGAGAAGGGGGGTGCGCCCTCTGCGTCCTCGGCGCCCCCCGTGTCCCTGGCCCCTGTGGTCACCACCTGCGCCTGA
- the EGR3 gene encoding early growth response protein 3 isoform X2, whose translation MEPCAAWSPRGGRENVMDIGLTNEKPNPELSYSGSFQPAPGNKTVTYLGKFAFDSPSNWCQDNIISLMSAGILGVPPASGALSTQTSTASMVQPPQGDVEAMYPALPPYSNCSDLYSEPVSFHDPQGNPGLAYSPQDYQSAKPALDSNLFPMIPDYNLYHHPNDMGSIPEHKPFQGMDPIRVNPPPITPLETIKAFKDKQIHPGFGSLPQPPLTLKPIRPRKYPNRPSKTPLHERPHACPAEGCDRRFSRSDELTRHLRIHTGHKPFQCRICMRSFSRSDHLTTHIRTHTGEKPFACEFCGRKFARSDERKRHAKIHLKQKEKKAEKGGAPSASSAPPVSLAPVVTTCA comes from the exons ATGGAGCCATGTGCGGCGTGGAGTCCCCGCGGTGGGAGAG AGAATGTGATGGACATCGGTCTGACCAACGAGAAGCCCAACCCGGAACTCTCTTACTCGGGCTCCTTCCAGCCAGCCCCCGGCAACAAGACCGTGACCTACTTGGGAAAGTTCGCCTTCGACTCCCCTTCCAACTGGTGTCAGGACAACATCATTAGCCTCATGAGCGCCGGCATCTTGGGGGTGCCCCCTGCCTCAGGGGCACTCAGCACGCAGACCTCCACGGCCAGCATGGTGCAGCCGCCGCAGGGCGACGTGGAGGCCATGTACCCGGCGCTGCCCCCCTATTCTAACTGCAGTGATCTCTACTCGGAGCCTGTGTCTTTCCACGACCCCCAAGGCAACCCCGGGCTCGCCTATTCCCCCCAGGATTACCAATCGGCCAAGCCAGCCTTGGACAGCAATCTCTTCCCCATGATTCCTGACTACAACCTATACCACCACCCCAACGACATGGGCTCCATTCCGGAGCACAAGCCCTTCCAGGGCATGGACCCCATCCGGGTCAACCCGCCCCCTATTACCCCCCTGGAGACCATCAAGGCGTTCAAAGACAAGCAGATCCACCCGGGCTTTGGCAGCCTGCCCCAGCCGCCGCTCACGCTCAAGCCCATCCGGCCCCGCAAGTATCCCAACCGACCCAGCAAGACCCCGCTCCACGAGCGGCCCCACGCGTGCCCGGCGGAGGGCTGCGACCGCCGTTTCAGTCGCTCGGACGAGCTGACCCGGCACCTGCGCATCCACACGGGCCACAAGCCCTTCCAGTGCCGGATCTGCATGCGGAGCTTCAGTCGCAGCGACCACCTTACCACTCATATCCGCACGCATACGGGCGAGAAGCCCTTTGCCTGCGAGTTCTGTGGGCGCAAGTTTGCGCGCAGCGACGAGCGCAAGCGCCACGCCAAGATCCACCTCaagcaaaaggagaagaaagcgGAGAAGGGGGGTGCGCCCTCTGCGTCCTCGGCGCCCCCCGTGTCCCTGGCCCCTGTGGTCACCACCTGCGCCTGA